The proteins below are encoded in one region of Kogia breviceps isolate mKogBre1 chromosome 8, mKogBre1 haplotype 1, whole genome shotgun sequence:
- the PPP3R2 gene encoding LOW QUALITY PROTEIN: calcineurin subunit B type 2 (The sequence of the model RefSeq protein was modified relative to this genomic sequence to represent the inferred CDS: inserted 3 bases in 3 codons), with protein MGNESSYPAXMCPHFDEDEIKRLGKRFQELDSDSSGALSVEEFMSLPELQENPWVPRVTDVFDTDGNREVDFGEFILGTSLFSVKGDKEQKLRFAFSIYDMDXDGCTSNGALFQVLTMMVGDNLKGWQLQQLVDKTIXVLGKDRDGKIYPSRNSVLRSVGSLESHKKLLTIV; from the exons ATGGGAAATGAGTCCAGTTATCCAG AAATGTGCCCCCACTTTGACGAAGACGAAATTAAACGGCTGGGCAAGCGGTTTCAGGAGCTGGACTCGGACAGTTCGGGCGCTCTGAGCGTGGAGGAGTTCATGTCCCTGCCGGAGCTGCAGGAGAACCCATGGGTGCCGCGAGTGACAGACGTCTTCGACACAGACGGCAATAGAGAGGTGGACTTCGGGGAATTCATCCTGGGGACCTCCCTGTTCAGTGTCAAGGGGGACAAGGAGCAGAAGCTGAGGTTTGCTTTCAGCATCTACGACATGG AAGACGGCTGCACTTCCAACGGGGCGCTCTTCCAGGTGCTGACGATGATGGTGGGGGACAACCTGAAAGGCTGGCAGTTACAGCAGCTCGTGGACAAAACCA ATGTCCTGGGCAAGGATCGCGATGGGAAAATATATCCTTCCAGGAATTCAGTGCTGCGGTCGGTCGGAAGCCTGGAGAGCCACAAGAAGTTGCTGACAATTGTGTGA